Proteins encoded in a region of the Xylocopa sonorina isolate GNS202 chromosome 1, iyXylSono1_principal, whole genome shotgun sequence genome:
- the LOC143432854 gene encoding RUN and FYVE domain-containing protein 2 isoform X1 encodes MRQESQNGLKIRPPGDHGVHHSGVMLEEEMAGAQDTIYLCNFRVSVDGEWLCLKELQDVEFSLQDSMQRSPSPPLALSGINHHHHHHNDHHRQQQLPDRQELRDIMPPSPPPLQHVSSLSRDPVIIERSNLVNISKLIVKELIETSLKYGRMLDSDHMPLQHFFIVLEHVLRHGLRPKKGLLGPKKELWDILQLVEKYCPEAQDITSSIRDLPTVRTAMGRARAWLRMALMQKKLADYLKVLIDHKEDILSEYFEPDALMMSEEAIVIMGLLVGLNVIDCNFCVKEEDLDCQQGVIDFSLYLRNSNHIPGESPDDELENDNMTTVLDQKNYIEELNRHLNATVTNLQAKVESLTTTNALMKEDLSIAKNNILSLHEENRQLKKELGIEIKDTNENGKPPIKITETTAEIEELRSRLEAEKKMRQDVEKELELQISMKSEMEVAMKLLEKDIHDKQDTIISLRRQLDEIKLINLEMYKKLQECEGSLKHKTELITKLEAKTLSMTETIQKMDEKCKEMDGVRSGAEERVRILGAEVAERMAKANGVERELRVEREWRTSLQEASISSTEKISQLHQEIDQLRRVSDKYLALQEEYYALKETCTEQERTLEELGGQLSAAKLAAVELREAADNAQHQQHHQYQHQQEGAANWANDRLVTHCKSCNREFNITRRKHHCRNCGKIFCHACSDNTTALPNSTKPVRVCDECYVFLVGRYSCEQ; translated from the exons ATGCGGCAAGAATCCCAAAACGGTCTGAAGATCAGGCCACCGGGTGACCACGGTGTGCACCACAGTGGTGTCATGCTCGAAGAAGAGATGGCTGGCGCTCAGGATACAATATACCTGTGCAACTTCCGGGTTTCGGTAGACGGCGAGTGGCTGTGCCTGAAAGAGCTTCAGGATGTCGAGTTCTCGTTGCAGGACTCGATGCAGCGATCACCCTCGCCGCCGCTCGCTCTCAGTGGTAttaatcatcatcatcatcatcataacGATCACCATCGCCAGCAACAGCTTCCCGATCGGCAAGAGCTTCGCGATATAATGCCGCCAAGTCCACCGCCATTGCAGCACGTTTCCAGCTTGT CACGAGACCCAGTGATCATCGAGAGGAGTAATCTCGTGAATATCTCGAAATTAATCGTGAAGGAGCTGATCGAAACGTCTTTGAAATATGGTCGAATGCTCGACTCCGATCATATGCCATTGCAACACTTTTTCATCGTTCTTGAACACGTGCTTAGGCATGGTTTACGACCAAAGAAG GGTCTTCTTGGACCCAAGAAGGAGCTTTGGGATATACTGCAGCTAGTTGAGAAGTATTGTCCCGAAGCGCAGGACATTACGTCCAGTATTCGTGATCTACCTACGGTTAG GACTGCCATGGGTAGAGCGAGGGCATGGTTGCGTATGGCGTTGATGCAGAAAAAGCTTGCGGATTACTTAAAGGTTCTGATCGATCACAAAGAAGACATATTGTCCGAGTATTTCGAGCCCGATGCTCTGATGATGAGCGAGGAGGCAATCGTTATAATGGGCTTGTTGGTGGGTCTGAACGTAATCGACTGCAACTTTTGCGTGAAG GAAGAAGACCTCGATTGCCAACAAGGTGTGATCGATTTTTCATTGTACCTGCGAAACAGTAATCATATACCTGGCGAGTCCCCCGACGACGAACTCGAGAACGACAACATGACCACTGTGCTTGATCAGAAGAACTATATCGAGGAACTGAATCGACATTTGAA CGCTACAGTGACGAACCTCCAAGCCAAAGTGGAATCATTGACAACGACAAACGCTCTGATGAAGGAGGACCTCTCCATTGCCAAAAATAACATACTGTCGCTTCACGAGGAGAACAGGCAGCTGAAGAAAGAGCTGGGAATCGAAATCAAAGACACGAACGAG AACGGGAAACCACCAATCAAAATCACCGAAACGACGGCGGAAATCGAGGAGCTGAGAAGTAGGCTAGAGGCTGAGAAGAAAATGCGACAGGATGTTGAGAAGGAGTTAGAGTTACAG ATTAGTATGAAGTCGGAAATGGAAGTGGCTATGAAGCTGTTGGAAAAAGATATTCACGACAAACAAGACACGATCATATCGTTGCGGCGACAGCTTGACGAGATCAAACTGATTAACTTGGAAATGTACAAAAAGCTACAG GAGTGCGAAGGCTCGCTTAAGCATAAAACAGAACTGATCACTAAATTGGAGGCTAAGACGCTATCGATGACTGAGACCATCCAAAAAATGGATGAAAA GTGCAAGGAAATGGATGGCGTGAGATCGGGAGCGGAGGAGAGGGTGAGGATTTTGGGTGCCGAAGTAGCCGAGAGGATGGCAAAGGCGAACGGAGTCGAGAGGGAATTGAGGGTTGAACGGGAATGGAGAACCTCCTTGCAGGAAGCATCGATCTCTAGCACGGAGAAGATCTCTCAATTGCATCAGGAGATCGATCAGTTGAGGCGAGTGTCCGAT AAATACCTGGCGCTGCAGGAGGAGTATTACGCGCTGAAGGAGACCTGCACGGAGCAGGAACGAACTCTGGAGGAACTTGGGGGACAATTGAGCGCTGCCAAATTGGCGGCCGTCGAATTACGCGAGGCCGCTGACAACGCTCAACACCAACAGCACCACCAGTACCAGCACCAGCAAGAGGGTGCAGCGAACTGGGCGAACGATCGCCTGGTCACCCATTGCAAGAGCTGCAACCGTGAGTTCAACATCACTCGTCGCAAG
- the LOC143432854 gene encoding protein RUFY3 isoform X2, producing the protein MRQESQNGLKIRPPGDHGVHHSGVMLEEEMAGAQDTIYLCNFRVSVDGEWLCLKELQDVEFSLQDSMQRSPSPPLALSARDPVIIERSNLVNISKLIVKELIETSLKYGRMLDSDHMPLQHFFIVLEHVLRHGLRPKKGLLGPKKELWDILQLVEKYCPEAQDITSSIRDLPTVRTAMGRARAWLRMALMQKKLADYLKVLIDHKEDILSEYFEPDALMMSEEAIVIMGLLVGLNVIDCNFCVKEEDLDCQQGVIDFSLYLRNSNHIPGESPDDELENDNMTTVLDQKNYIEELNRHLNATVTNLQAKVESLTTTNALMKEDLSIAKNNILSLHEENRQLKKELGIEIKDTNENGKPPIKITETTAEIEELRSRLEAEKKMRQDVEKELELQISMKSEMEVAMKLLEKDIHDKQDTIISLRRQLDEIKLINLEMYKKLQECEGSLKHKTELITKLEAKTLSMTETIQKMDEKCKEMDGVRSGAEERVRILGAEVAERMAKANGVERELRVEREWRTSLQEASISSTEKISQLHQEIDQLRRVSDKYLALQEEYYALKETCTEQERTLEELGGQLSAAKLAAVELREAADNAQHQQHHQYQHQQEGAANWANDRLVTHCKSCNREFNITRRKHHCRNCGKIFCHACSDNTTALPNSTKPVRVCDECYVFLVGRYSCEQ; encoded by the exons ATGCGGCAAGAATCCCAAAACGGTCTGAAGATCAGGCCACCGGGTGACCACGGTGTGCACCACAGTGGTGTCATGCTCGAAGAAGAGATGGCTGGCGCTCAGGATACAATATACCTGTGCAACTTCCGGGTTTCGGTAGACGGCGAGTGGCTGTGCCTGAAAGAGCTTCAGGATGTCGAGTTCTCGTTGCAGGACTCGATGCAGCGATCACCCTCGCCGCCGCTCGCTCTCAGTG CACGAGACCCAGTGATCATCGAGAGGAGTAATCTCGTGAATATCTCGAAATTAATCGTGAAGGAGCTGATCGAAACGTCTTTGAAATATGGTCGAATGCTCGACTCCGATCATATGCCATTGCAACACTTTTTCATCGTTCTTGAACACGTGCTTAGGCATGGTTTACGACCAAAGAAG GGTCTTCTTGGACCCAAGAAGGAGCTTTGGGATATACTGCAGCTAGTTGAGAAGTATTGTCCCGAAGCGCAGGACATTACGTCCAGTATTCGTGATCTACCTACGGTTAG GACTGCCATGGGTAGAGCGAGGGCATGGTTGCGTATGGCGTTGATGCAGAAAAAGCTTGCGGATTACTTAAAGGTTCTGATCGATCACAAAGAAGACATATTGTCCGAGTATTTCGAGCCCGATGCTCTGATGATGAGCGAGGAGGCAATCGTTATAATGGGCTTGTTGGTGGGTCTGAACGTAATCGACTGCAACTTTTGCGTGAAG GAAGAAGACCTCGATTGCCAACAAGGTGTGATCGATTTTTCATTGTACCTGCGAAACAGTAATCATATACCTGGCGAGTCCCCCGACGACGAACTCGAGAACGACAACATGACCACTGTGCTTGATCAGAAGAACTATATCGAGGAACTGAATCGACATTTGAA CGCTACAGTGACGAACCTCCAAGCCAAAGTGGAATCATTGACAACGACAAACGCTCTGATGAAGGAGGACCTCTCCATTGCCAAAAATAACATACTGTCGCTTCACGAGGAGAACAGGCAGCTGAAGAAAGAGCTGGGAATCGAAATCAAAGACACGAACGAG AACGGGAAACCACCAATCAAAATCACCGAAACGACGGCGGAAATCGAGGAGCTGAGAAGTAGGCTAGAGGCTGAGAAGAAAATGCGACAGGATGTTGAGAAGGAGTTAGAGTTACAG ATTAGTATGAAGTCGGAAATGGAAGTGGCTATGAAGCTGTTGGAAAAAGATATTCACGACAAACAAGACACGATCATATCGTTGCGGCGACAGCTTGACGAGATCAAACTGATTAACTTGGAAATGTACAAAAAGCTACAG GAGTGCGAAGGCTCGCTTAAGCATAAAACAGAACTGATCACTAAATTGGAGGCTAAGACGCTATCGATGACTGAGACCATCCAAAAAATGGATGAAAA GTGCAAGGAAATGGATGGCGTGAGATCGGGAGCGGAGGAGAGGGTGAGGATTTTGGGTGCCGAAGTAGCCGAGAGGATGGCAAAGGCGAACGGAGTCGAGAGGGAATTGAGGGTTGAACGGGAATGGAGAACCTCCTTGCAGGAAGCATCGATCTCTAGCACGGAGAAGATCTCTCAATTGCATCAGGAGATCGATCAGTTGAGGCGAGTGTCCGAT AAATACCTGGCGCTGCAGGAGGAGTATTACGCGCTGAAGGAGACCTGCACGGAGCAGGAACGAACTCTGGAGGAACTTGGGGGACAATTGAGCGCTGCCAAATTGGCGGCCGTCGAATTACGCGAGGCCGCTGACAACGCTCAACACCAACAGCACCACCAGTACCAGCACCAGCAAGAGGGTGCAGCGAACTGGGCGAACGATCGCCTGGTCACCCATTGCAAGAGCTGCAACCGTGAGTTCAACATCACTCGTCGCAAG
- the LOC143432854 gene encoding RUN and FYVE domain-containing protein 2 isoform X3 codes for MAAESSEGLPISPSEKSLTGSLVSEENEKSVSRSPSTYSIREDKWPDLVVSRPRKLDAWWLPRPRDPVIIERSNLVNISKLIVKELIETSLKYGRMLDSDHMPLQHFFIVLEHVLRHGLRPKKGLLGPKKELWDILQLVEKYCPEAQDITSSIRDLPTVRTAMGRARAWLRMALMQKKLADYLKVLIDHKEDILSEYFEPDALMMSEEAIVIMGLLVGLNVIDCNFCVKEEDLDCQQGVIDFSLYLRNSNHIPGESPDDELENDNMTTVLDQKNYIEELNRHLNATVTNLQAKVESLTTTNALMKEDLSIAKNNILSLHEENRQLKKELGIEIKDTNENGKPPIKITETTAEIEELRSRLEAEKKMRQDVEKELELQISMKSEMEVAMKLLEKDIHDKQDTIISLRRQLDEIKLINLEMYKKLQECEGSLKHKTELITKLEAKTLSMTETIQKMDEKCKEMDGVRSGAEERVRILGAEVAERMAKANGVERELRVEREWRTSLQEASISSTEKISQLHQEIDQLRRVSDKYLALQEEYYALKETCTEQERTLEELGGQLSAAKLAAVELREAADNAQHQQHHQYQHQQEGAANWANDRLVTHCKSCNREFNITRRKHHCRNCGKIFCHACSDNTTALPNSTKPVRVCDECYVFLVGRYSCEQ; via the exons ATGGCCGCGGAGAGTAGCGAAGGTTTGCCAATATCTCCGTCCGAGAAATCGTTAACCGGTAGCTTAGTGTCCGAAGAGAATGAGAAAAGTGTATCACGATCGCCGTCAACTTACTCCATACGGGAGGACAAGTGGCCGGATCTGGTTGTCTCAAGGCCCAGAAAACTGGACGCCTGGTGGTTACCCAGAC CACGAGACCCAGTGATCATCGAGAGGAGTAATCTCGTGAATATCTCGAAATTAATCGTGAAGGAGCTGATCGAAACGTCTTTGAAATATGGTCGAATGCTCGACTCCGATCATATGCCATTGCAACACTTTTTCATCGTTCTTGAACACGTGCTTAGGCATGGTTTACGACCAAAGAAG GGTCTTCTTGGACCCAAGAAGGAGCTTTGGGATATACTGCAGCTAGTTGAGAAGTATTGTCCCGAAGCGCAGGACATTACGTCCAGTATTCGTGATCTACCTACGGTTAG GACTGCCATGGGTAGAGCGAGGGCATGGTTGCGTATGGCGTTGATGCAGAAAAAGCTTGCGGATTACTTAAAGGTTCTGATCGATCACAAAGAAGACATATTGTCCGAGTATTTCGAGCCCGATGCTCTGATGATGAGCGAGGAGGCAATCGTTATAATGGGCTTGTTGGTGGGTCTGAACGTAATCGACTGCAACTTTTGCGTGAAG GAAGAAGACCTCGATTGCCAACAAGGTGTGATCGATTTTTCATTGTACCTGCGAAACAGTAATCATATACCTGGCGAGTCCCCCGACGACGAACTCGAGAACGACAACATGACCACTGTGCTTGATCAGAAGAACTATATCGAGGAACTGAATCGACATTTGAA CGCTACAGTGACGAACCTCCAAGCCAAAGTGGAATCATTGACAACGACAAACGCTCTGATGAAGGAGGACCTCTCCATTGCCAAAAATAACATACTGTCGCTTCACGAGGAGAACAGGCAGCTGAAGAAAGAGCTGGGAATCGAAATCAAAGACACGAACGAG AACGGGAAACCACCAATCAAAATCACCGAAACGACGGCGGAAATCGAGGAGCTGAGAAGTAGGCTAGAGGCTGAGAAGAAAATGCGACAGGATGTTGAGAAGGAGTTAGAGTTACAG ATTAGTATGAAGTCGGAAATGGAAGTGGCTATGAAGCTGTTGGAAAAAGATATTCACGACAAACAAGACACGATCATATCGTTGCGGCGACAGCTTGACGAGATCAAACTGATTAACTTGGAAATGTACAAAAAGCTACAG GAGTGCGAAGGCTCGCTTAAGCATAAAACAGAACTGATCACTAAATTGGAGGCTAAGACGCTATCGATGACTGAGACCATCCAAAAAATGGATGAAAA GTGCAAGGAAATGGATGGCGTGAGATCGGGAGCGGAGGAGAGGGTGAGGATTTTGGGTGCCGAAGTAGCCGAGAGGATGGCAAAGGCGAACGGAGTCGAGAGGGAATTGAGGGTTGAACGGGAATGGAGAACCTCCTTGCAGGAAGCATCGATCTCTAGCACGGAGAAGATCTCTCAATTGCATCAGGAGATCGATCAGTTGAGGCGAGTGTCCGAT AAATACCTGGCGCTGCAGGAGGAGTATTACGCGCTGAAGGAGACCTGCACGGAGCAGGAACGAACTCTGGAGGAACTTGGGGGACAATTGAGCGCTGCCAAATTGGCGGCCGTCGAATTACGCGAGGCCGCTGACAACGCTCAACACCAACAGCACCACCAGTACCAGCACCAGCAAGAGGGTGCAGCGAACTGGGCGAACGATCGCCTGGTCACCCATTGCAAGAGCTGCAACCGTGAGTTCAACATCACTCGTCGCAAG
- the LOC143432854 gene encoding protein RUFY3 isoform X4: MRQESQNGLKIRPPGDHGVHHSGVMLEEEMAGAQDTIYLCNFRVSVDGEWLCLKELQDVEFSLQDSMQRSPSPPLALSGINHHHHHHNDHHRQQQLPDRQELRDIMPPSPPPLQHVSSLSRDPVIIERSNLVNISKLIVKELIETSLKYGRMLDSDHMPLQHFFIVLEHVLRHGLRPKKGLLGPKKELWDILQLVEKYCPEAQDITSSIRDLPTVRTAMGRARAWLRMALMQKKLADYLKVLIDHKEDILSEYFEPDALMMSEEAIVIMGLLVGLNVIDCNFCVKEEDLDCQQGVIDFSLYLRNSNHIPGESPDDELENDNMTTVLDQKNYIEELNRHLNATVTNLQAKVESLTTTNALMKEDLSIAKNNILSLHEENRQLKKELGIEIKDTNENGKPPIKITETTAEIEELRSRLEAEKKMRQDVEKELELQISMKSEMEVAMKLLEKDIHDKQDTIISLRRQLDEIKLINLEMYKKLQECEHELTQKGEMVSRLHAKTNQIGKILNNLEKCNHLKKDGDNIRSPTTPSSVSKSILNKTSPTSPRYASADNVSMVDHQQHPPNNHQQSAQNKQKPNNHQSPANNHQQSNNAKKRTAAKQSNSPNNNNGQARVGDQQNGANDEGSMKSGGLKQSKSNGEVPRLEASTEAPSTA; this comes from the exons ATGCGGCAAGAATCCCAAAACGGTCTGAAGATCAGGCCACCGGGTGACCACGGTGTGCACCACAGTGGTGTCATGCTCGAAGAAGAGATGGCTGGCGCTCAGGATACAATATACCTGTGCAACTTCCGGGTTTCGGTAGACGGCGAGTGGCTGTGCCTGAAAGAGCTTCAGGATGTCGAGTTCTCGTTGCAGGACTCGATGCAGCGATCACCCTCGCCGCCGCTCGCTCTCAGTGGTAttaatcatcatcatcatcatcataacGATCACCATCGCCAGCAACAGCTTCCCGATCGGCAAGAGCTTCGCGATATAATGCCGCCAAGTCCACCGCCATTGCAGCACGTTTCCAGCTTGT CACGAGACCCAGTGATCATCGAGAGGAGTAATCTCGTGAATATCTCGAAATTAATCGTGAAGGAGCTGATCGAAACGTCTTTGAAATATGGTCGAATGCTCGACTCCGATCATATGCCATTGCAACACTTTTTCATCGTTCTTGAACACGTGCTTAGGCATGGTTTACGACCAAAGAAG GGTCTTCTTGGACCCAAGAAGGAGCTTTGGGATATACTGCAGCTAGTTGAGAAGTATTGTCCCGAAGCGCAGGACATTACGTCCAGTATTCGTGATCTACCTACGGTTAG GACTGCCATGGGTAGAGCGAGGGCATGGTTGCGTATGGCGTTGATGCAGAAAAAGCTTGCGGATTACTTAAAGGTTCTGATCGATCACAAAGAAGACATATTGTCCGAGTATTTCGAGCCCGATGCTCTGATGATGAGCGAGGAGGCAATCGTTATAATGGGCTTGTTGGTGGGTCTGAACGTAATCGACTGCAACTTTTGCGTGAAG GAAGAAGACCTCGATTGCCAACAAGGTGTGATCGATTTTTCATTGTACCTGCGAAACAGTAATCATATACCTGGCGAGTCCCCCGACGACGAACTCGAGAACGACAACATGACCACTGTGCTTGATCAGAAGAACTATATCGAGGAACTGAATCGACATTTGAA CGCTACAGTGACGAACCTCCAAGCCAAAGTGGAATCATTGACAACGACAAACGCTCTGATGAAGGAGGACCTCTCCATTGCCAAAAATAACATACTGTCGCTTCACGAGGAGAACAGGCAGCTGAAGAAAGAGCTGGGAATCGAAATCAAAGACACGAACGAG AACGGGAAACCACCAATCAAAATCACCGAAACGACGGCGGAAATCGAGGAGCTGAGAAGTAGGCTAGAGGCTGAGAAGAAAATGCGACAGGATGTTGAGAAGGAGTTAGAGTTACAG ATTAGTATGAAGTCGGAAATGGAAGTGGCTATGAAGCTGTTGGAAAAAGATATTCACGACAAACAAGACACGATCATATCGTTGCGGCGACAGCTTGACGAGATCAAACTGATTAACTTGGAAATGTACAAAAAGCTACAG GAATGTGAGCACGAACTAACGCAGAAAGGTGAAATGGTGAGCCGGCTGCACGCGAAGACGAATCAGATAGGGAAGATCCTGAATAACCTCGAAAAGTGCAACCACCTGAAGAAGGACGGGGATAACATTCGTAGCCCCACCACGCCGAGCAGTGTCTCGAAATCGATACTAAACAAAACCAGCCCCACATCGCCCCGTTACGCGTCCGCCGACAATGTCTCCATGGTTGATCATCAACAGCATCCCCCGAACAATCACCAGCAATCGGCTCAGAACAAACAAAAGCCCAATAACCACCAGTCACCCGCTAACAACCATCAGCAATCTAACAATGCTAAAAAACGAACCGCCGCCAAGCAATCGAACTCCCCCAATAACAACAACGGGCAGGCCAGAGTTGGTGATCAACAAAATGGCGCTAACGACGAGGGCTCGATGAAGTCTGGTGGCTTGAAGCAAAGCAAATCGAACGGCGAGGTACCTCGGCTGGAGGCTTCGACGGAGGCGCCGTCGACTGCATAA